The following is a genomic window from Lactococcus carnosus.
ATAAATTAAGCAAAAAAGATGTTGCGACGTTTCGTAAGCAAGGTAAGCAGAAAATAAGGCAAGTGATAGCACTCATAAAACAAATAGATAGCGTAGTCAACTCACTTGAAAAAGATCAACTAAGTTTGGCTATTAAACTTCCGGAAGACTATTTCCCAACAACTCTGCAATCACTTCAGGCTTGGTACGACCAAATGACGCGTTTGATCGATACAAATTACCAACAGTATGAATTTTGGCAGACAGATACCCTATCTAGTATCGATAACATCTATAGCAGTTGGGAAATAAAAGAAGCAAACTTACTTGAGCTGAAAACTGTTGATGGGCCTAATTTTGATGGGTCTGCGCTATACGTTAACAATGCAAATGAGCTTAATGACCAACTTAATGCATTAATTACGAGTAGCAATGAGGCGAGTCAAAGTATTGTAGAAAATGCGCAGACAGTTCAGGATAATTCAAGTGAGTTTGACCTGCTACTTGCTTCTGCTAATACAACACAAGCTGATGCCCAGAAAGTATTGCATAATACGACTTATTTAGCAGATACAGGGCTATATGACTTGGATGCAATCAAAAAATACTATGCCAATTTCTCGAAAGTATTGGCCAATACGAGAACAGTAGGCGTAGATACGACTGCAATCTATGATTTTTTTGTCAAACCAATTGTAGCCAAAAATACGACGCCAGAGAAAAAAGCACAGGACGATAGTCAAAAAAGAGATTATCGGTCAACACTAGTTTTTCTAACAGGGTTGTTTGGCGGTATGATACTGTTAATGGGGTGGCAAAAACTTGCTATGCGAAAAATGAAACGAGAAGTGGACGTGGAAAAAAGACAGGGTTACTAGGCTATCTGAAAATAGATAGTGTCTTTAGTAAAGCAAAACAAATCATATCGCGGACAGGAAAGCGCTAGGGTATGCTCACCCTTTTTTGTGATACAGTTAAATCATGCAGCTCTTTTTTCTTGCTTAACCGAGGTGTTATCCGGACATTTTTTTCTCATGTCCTGTTAGTAGACAGGACTTAACGTCAAAAAGTGGTATAATCAGATTTATCAATTTAAGGAAGAGGTATGTTTTGAAAACTAAGTTAGTCGTGATACGTGGGAACTCTGCGAGCGGTAAATCAACGATTGCCAAGCAAGTTCGTGCTTATTTTGAACGTGGAGAAGTCATGATCATCCCTCAGGACGAGATTCGTCTAGGTATATTAAATGTTAAAGATAGAGTTGGTAATTTAACGCCTGACTTGATGGCGCATATTGCCTTGTTTGGCAAGGGGAAGGTAAGCCTCGTTATCATTGAGGGGATATTAAATACAGCTATTTATCAAGACATGTTGCAGCAGCTACTAGCGGCCTATGGCGTTGATATGACAGCTTATTATTTAGATATTCCCTTTGATGAGACCGTTCGTAGACATCAAACCAGAGAAAAAAGTAAGCAATGGGGAGCAGATGTGATGCGGCGCTGGTGGGTTGAAAAAGACTACTTAGGAATTGAAAACGAAGTGATTTTCAATCAGGATAGCTCAGCAGCAGAAATGGTTGAGAAAATAATAGCAGATAGCAAAGGGTTAGGCTAAAAAAGACTAGTAAAAAAGTCGCTTGACAAATGGTCTTGATAGCAGTATAATAATACGGTATGCTTGAAATAAAGGTATACTGCGTGGGAGGGCATCCGCCCATTAAACCACATCACGAGAAGAGATTTCGCAAGAAATCATTAATAGGAGGAAATTATCGTGGCTAAAGAAGTACAAAATATCGTTAAATTGCAAATTCCAGCCGGAAAAGCAACACCAGCTCCACCAGTAGGACCAGCACTTGGTCAAGCTGGTGTTAACAT
Proteins encoded in this region:
- a CDS encoding AAA family ATPase, which translates into the protein MKTKLVVIRGNSASGKSTIAKQVRAYFERGEVMIIPQDEIRLGILNVKDRVGNLTPDLMAHIALFGKGKVSLVIIEGILNTAIYQDMLQQLLAAYGVDMTAYYLDIPFDETVRRHQTREKSKQWGADVMRRWWVEKDYLGIENEVIFNQDSSAAEMVEKIIADSKGLG